From one Lactiplantibacillus paraplantarum genomic stretch:
- a CDS encoding macro domain-containing protein: MESMDVGFFNKELWRSVSTSGGWLFGVIGALLSFCDFKEMIRSWMLVGFIIFMIIFYLYKLISANLIRKIGLKVGNSEIVIKQGDIFSDKYYNNKKFIKVFAFNEYFDTKVDDEIISHSSLNGQFIDNKVDSVSQLDASIDGDSRLEHRHKLQINSDRHTGKKTKYELGSIHKFSEDVFLTALTHFDEKNRAYLSIQDYVKFLINFWDEIDEFYAGRTVVITLFGSGITRLDHDRYESTEILDTILWTFKLRRIKFKKPTKLVILLDKETNKEINYFQLRSQFYGLQK, encoded by the coding sequence ATGGAAAGTATGGACGTAGGTTTTTTCAATAAGGAGTTATGGAGGTCGGTTTCAACAAGTGGGGGCTGGTTATTTGGAGTCATTGGAGCTTTGCTGTCGTTTTGTGACTTTAAAGAAATGATTAGAAGCTGGATGCTTGTCGGCTTTATTATTTTCATGATTATCTTTTACTTGTATAAATTGATCAGTGCTAATTTGATTAGAAAAATCGGGCTAAAAGTTGGAAATTCAGAAATTGTAATAAAGCAAGGAGATATATTCAGCGATAAATATTATAATAATAAGAAATTTATCAAAGTGTTCGCTTTCAATGAATATTTTGATACGAAAGTTGACGATGAAATAATTTCACATAGTTCTCTTAATGGCCAATTTATTGATAATAAGGTTGATAGTGTTTCACAACTAGATGCGTCTATTGATGGAGATTCAAGACTAGAGCATAGGCACAAATTACAAATCAATAGTGATAGACATACTGGCAAGAAAACAAAGTACGAGCTTGGATCAATTCACAAGTTTTCAGAAGATGTTTTTTTGACAGCGTTGACTCACTTTGATGAGAAAAATCGAGCATATTTATCAATTCAAGATTATGTTAAATTTTTAATTAACTTTTGGGATGAAATAGATGAGTTTTATGCTGGAAGAACGGTAGTTATAACACTTTTTGGTTCTGGAATAACTAGACTCGATCATGACAGATATGAATCTACAGAAATATTAGATACTATACTCTGGACTTTTAAGCTTCGAAGAATTAAATTTAAGAAGCCAACCAAATTAGTTATTCTCTTGGATAAAGAGACTAATAAGGAAATTAATTATTTTCAATTAAGGAGTCAATTTTATGGCCTACAGAAATAA
- a CDS encoding ArpU family phage packaging/lysis transcriptional regulator — MMGEQQVISDEIFPPIDQEKTIKQVRRFLDKKLPQAVRASGHSVADLKSPSMDGMPKSSPAGNSAEDRITRRLYAEQIVRQTIQAMARCDHECQEILDRLYLQGYSDTMCYMDIGYSKTQYFDRWKPLAMLQFAQSYYLEDLNIYQNRTQAGL; from the coding sequence ATGATGGGCGAACAGCAAGTTATTTCAGATGAAATTTTTCCACCAATTGACCAGGAGAAAACAATTAAACAGGTGCGGCGGTTCCTGGATAAGAAGTTACCGCAAGCAGTTCGGGCGTCCGGCCATTCGGTCGCTGATTTAAAATCGCCTAGCATGGATGGCATGCCTAAGTCGTCCCCAGCTGGTAACTCGGCCGAGGATCGGATTACACGCCGCCTGTATGCAGAGCAGATTGTCCGACAGACTATTCAGGCCATGGCTCGCTGTGATCATGAGTGCCAGGAGATATTAGATCGGCTATATCTACAAGGTTACAGCGACACGATGTGCTACATGGATATTGGCTACAGCAAGACTCAGTATTTTGACCGCTGGAAGCCATTGGCAATGCTACAGTTTGCACAGAGCTATTACCTAGAAGATCTGAATATTTATCAAAACCGAACTCAAGCCGGACTTTAA
- a CDS encoding DUF1642 domain-containing protein, whose product MIKVYRKTATIKAEQFDGSDEMVDKYELIDAGTMLGTHHSPEVYLTGSGKLCVGDWIATDIDGERWLIADAIFKQTYAELPVIPKEVAGYLEIVRQEETLFGVLDEALAGVSDLSLWIAENQDDFARAWLDGYVVEGKHD is encoded by the coding sequence ATGATTAAAGTTTATCGTAAAACGGCCACTATCAAGGCCGAACAGTTTGATGGTAGCGATGAGATGGTTGATAAGTATGAATTAATTGACGCAGGAACAATGCTTGGAACTCACCACAGCCCTGAAGTATATCTAACAGGGTCAGGTAAATTATGCGTTGGTGACTGGATAGCAACTGATATTGATGGTGAACGCTGGTTAATTGCTGATGCGATATTCAAGCAGACGTATGCCGAACTGCCAGTAATTCCAAAAGAGGTAGCGGGGTATCTTGAAATTGTCAGACAGGAAGAAACACTGTTTGGTGTTTTAGATGAGGCACTAGCAGGGGTTAGCGACTTATCTCTGTGGATTGCTGAGAACCAGGACGATTTTGCCCGTGCATGGCTAGACGGATATGTGGTGGAGGGAAAACATGACTGA
- a CDS encoding endodeoxyribonuclease, translated as MNKVVIKGELPSLNEYIKAERANRYAAANLKKRYTALCSVYARASRNSGVEFSWPCKLKFTWYTKNNRKDADNIAFAKKFVLDGFMKAGLLGNDNRKHITGFQDEFAVDKRNPRVEIDEITEDENA; from the coding sequence ATGAACAAAGTCGTGATTAAGGGCGAACTACCTAGCTTAAATGAGTACATCAAGGCTGAACGGGCCAACAGATACGCCGCAGCTAACCTAAAGAAGCGGTACACGGCCTTATGTAGTGTATATGCGCGGGCTAGTCGAAATTCTGGAGTCGAATTCAGTTGGCCTTGCAAGCTTAAATTTACGTGGTACACGAAGAACAACCGGAAAGATGCGGATAATATCGCGTTTGCTAAAAAGTTTGTGCTGGACGGCTTTATGAAGGCTGGGCTTTTAGGCAACGACAATCGAAAGCACATCACAGGATTCCAGGACGAATTTGCCGTTGATAAACGAAATCCTAGAGTAGAAATAGATGAAATTACGGAGGACGAAAATGCCTAA
- a CDS encoding phage antirepressor KilAC domain-containing protein, producing the protein MSARDLYKGLQIAQRFSRWVENNFSLFDEGVDFDKCTSSTVVNNGAVREIDDYVITLDMAKQLAMMVRNQNGSRYRNYFLAVERRWNSPVEVVKRGYSFLMMENEQLKLENEQLQGPARLGQAVSGSDDSISVGNFAKVLRQHGIKTGQNRLFDWLRTHGYLIAMGKRYNSPTQRAMELGIMEVRETVITTNHGSKTRFTPLITGKGQQYFANKFLESKSMVKEG; encoded by the coding sequence GTGTCTGCCCGGGATCTATATAAAGGGCTTCAGATCGCACAACGCTTTAGTCGCTGGGTCGAAAATAATTTTTCTTTGTTTGATGAAGGGGTCGATTTTGACAAGTGTACATCAAGTACGGTTGTCAACAATGGGGCCGTGCGGGAAATTGACGATTATGTTATTACGCTTGACATGGCTAAGCAATTAGCAATGATGGTTAGAAACCAAAATGGTAGCCGTTATCGTAATTATTTCCTAGCTGTTGAAAGGCGCTGGAACAGCCCAGTGGAGGTTGTCAAACGTGGATATAGTTTTCTGATGATGGAAAACGAGCAGCTGAAACTGGAGAATGAACAGTTGCAAGGGCCAGCTAGATTAGGCCAAGCAGTTTCAGGCTCAGACGATTCTATCAGCGTTGGTAATTTTGCTAAGGTATTACGCCAGCATGGTATTAAGACTGGTCAAAACCGCTTGTTCGATTGGCTAAGAACTCATGGCTACCTAATAGCGATGGGGAAACGTTACAACTCACCGACCCAACGAGCGATGGAGCTGGGAATCATGGAAGTGAGAGAAACCGTGATCACCACTAACCATGGTTCAAAGACACGCTTTACGCCCCTAATTACGGGCAAGGGGCAGCAGTATTTTGCTAATAAATTTTTGGAATCGAAGTCAATGGTCAAAGAGGGGTGA
- a CDS encoding DnaD domain protein: MDYFKQRRAYRNFKMYEASVSNGQNNLYRELLDYANDEGKLDVQFRMKNSALLSLTGLSEPGLDKARNSLVQLGLIKYVRGKKNVKPPEYRIINLYSRSDGYPTSNPTTSHKSRPTGLDEVGQPVGQGGGQPVEHKELTSTDPDLTDTDSYDDDAGVTREQVINDWTNLWGFSNGVARPEIDEWLAVLKPELVAYAIQIAGEHDVQSRGALKYLRAVIKGWQQRKITTLAQAKQATVDHDKRLANANKPGGYSKSRRKEIMPKWAQSDASQADSKSNSSDNEQDDMSDEAFLAFMNSQEEAK; this comes from the coding sequence TTGGATTACTTCAAACAACGACGAGCGTACCGTAATTTTAAGATGTATGAAGCGAGTGTCTCTAACGGCCAAAATAATCTGTATCGCGAGTTACTAGACTATGCGAACGACGAAGGCAAGTTGGACGTTCAGTTTCGCATGAAAAATTCGGCATTACTCAGTCTTACAGGACTATCCGAACCCGGCCTCGATAAAGCACGCAACTCATTAGTGCAACTAGGACTAATTAAATACGTTAGAGGCAAGAAGAATGTGAAGCCGCCAGAATATCGCATTATTAATTTATATAGTAGGTCAGATGGTTACCCAACCAGTAACCCAACTACAAGTCATAAAAGTAGGCCAACTGGTTTAGATGAAGTAGGTCAACCGGTTGGGCAAGGTGGAGGTCAACCAGTAGAACATAAAGAACTTACTAGTACTGACCCTGACTTGACTGATACTGACTCTTATGATGATGACGCGGGTGTCACACGCGAGCAGGTCATTAATGACTGGACCAACCTGTGGGGATTTTCGAACGGGGTTGCTCGTCCTGAAATTGATGAATGGCTTGCGGTGCTTAAACCTGAATTGGTGGCTTACGCCATTCAAATTGCTGGTGAACACGATGTGCAGTCGCGTGGTGCTTTGAAATATTTGCGTGCGGTAATCAAGGGTTGGCAGCAGCGAAAGATTACGACGCTGGCACAGGCTAAACAAGCAACCGTTGATCACGATAAACGGTTGGCTAATGCTAATAAACCGGGTGGTTATTCGAAGTCGCGCCGTAAGGAAATTATGCCAAAGTGGGCGCAAAGTGATGCTTCTCAGGCGGATTCTAAGTCAAACTCAAGCGATAACGAGCAGGACGATATGAGCGACGAGGCGTTCCTAGCGTTCATGAACAGTCAGGAGGAAGCTAAATGA